A single Pseudomonadota bacterium DNA region contains:
- a CDS encoding DUF2784 domain-containing protein, whose protein sequence is MKPVYRLIAELVLAVHLLFVAFALLGALLLFAWPALIWLQLPIAIWAGLIMVVGWTCPLTPLEKRLRVQAGQQAFGGGFVEHYLLPLFGRTRLTEGLQRAIGWVVLASNGLLYLLVSWYAS, encoded by the coding sequence ATGAAACCGGTCTACCGCCTGATCGCGGAGCTGGTGTTGGCGGTGCACCTGCTCTTCGTTGCCTTCGCTCTGCTCGGTGCTCTGTTGCTGTTCGCGTGGCCCGCGCTGATCTGGCTGCAGCTGCCGATCGCGATCTGGGCGGGGCTGATCATGGTTGTCGGCTGGACGTGCCCGCTTACCCCGCTGGAAAAACGCCTTCGCGTGCAGGCCGGGCAGCAGGCCTTCGGCGGCGGTTTCGTCGAACACTATTTGCTGCCGTTGTTTGGCCGGACCCGACTGACCGAGGGGTTGCAGCGCGCCATCGGCTGGGTGGTGTTGGCATCTAACGGTCTGCTCTACCTGCTGGTCTCGTGGTATGCCTCATAA